The Lentisphaera araneosa HTCC2155 DNA segment CGATATTAAAATGTTGGTCCCAGCCGCGGTGGAAAATTTGCACCATGCGCACATCGCGTTCGACCATTCGTCGAGCTAGAAGGCAAGAAGCAGCAAAAGTGCCTTTCTTGTGAACATCAGGGCCATAGAGTTCGAGAGTTTTTTTATCTTCCTTACTGATGTCGGTAAGCTCTGGCACCGAAGTTTGCATGCGGAAAGCCATTTCGTATTGAGAAATACGGGCATTAACTTCTGGGTCATTGACATCTTGGAAATGTTTACGGTTCATTTGTGCCAAGCTGTCGAGCATGCGACGACGAGTGCTCGAATTTACTCCTTTTGGGTCAGATAAGTAGAGTACAGGGTCTCCATCCGAGCGAAAACCGATACCTTGGTGTTCAGAGGGAAGAAAACCTGAGCCCCAAAGACGTTGATAAAGTGCTTGGGCATCTTTTCGGCCTGTCCAAGATGGAGTCATGGCGACATAAGTGGGTAGGTTGTCATTCATACTCCCCAAACCGTAAGAAAGCCAAGAACCCATGCTGGGACGACCTGGGATTTGATTGCCAGTTTGCAGATAGGTGATCGCGGGGTCATGATTGATCTGCTCAGTATGCATGCCTCGCATGATGCACAGGTCGTCAGACATTTTAGCGGTCCAAGGCAGAAGTTCACTAAACCATGCACCTGATTTACCATGTTGTTTAAATTTAAACTTTGAGGGAGCTAAAGGGAAGCGTGATTGATTGGCTGTCATGCCTGTAAGACGCTGGCCATCCCGAACAGA contains these protein-coding regions:
- a CDS encoding DUF1501 domain-containing protein gives rise to the protein MNLADQFNTLQNRRQFLGNSALGLGAFSFMDLNAKDQHGAAPGITQNAFGLPHHAPKAKKVIWLCMAGAPSHLDMLDYKPTLEKMFDKDLPESVRDGQRLTGMTANQSRFPLAPSKFKFKQHGKSGAWFSELLPWTAKMSDDLCIMRGMHTEQINHDPAITYLQTGNQIPGRPSMGSWLSYGLGSMNDNLPTYVAMTPSWTGRKDAQALYQRLWGSGFLPSEHQGIGFRSDGDPVLYLSDPKGVNSSTRRRMLDSLAQMNRKHFQDVNDPEVNARISQYEMAFRMQTSVPELTDISKEDKKTLELYGPDVHKKGTFAASCLLARRMVERDVRMVQIFHRGWDQHFNIAGDLPNQCKDIDQSCYGLIQDLKQRGLLEDTLVVWGGEFGRTNYSQGKLTRDNYGRDHHPR